The following are from one region of the Fusarium verticillioides 7600 chromosome 1, whole genome shotgun sequence genome:
- a CDS encoding adenylate cyclase (At least one base has a quality score < 10), translating to MPSPVSRSPAAISRPVAVHLASRHPAKRFPASHRSSSKDEPQLSPTATNFAPRAGANAHPKDRRMSDLTNYRRELAVLETSRVPQIHQIPPTGGASPQIAPWMNQPGSLSTSSNMPTTFFNDSSDNLSLASQLSPGHQISNRQPHQHQYASHPSQHDAPEASYFDGRRPSAASILTASSQGSKTSITRGGFRKLQGFFGEEFPGRDSSDGSLPTSLAGKDQRGRSYSHSRPTHRDRNYSNATDHTRDASPSSSRPRTPVPAPEVVPFLYQDNSDIARYGEAPVRDIMTGPDRERYVGDGSSQIPPKTSSSSRSGHSIVHLPGHHRHHKSNDDPRTLRPTMSRDDTAIGTQMSRDRGGSSAMYSTKSRGQSPTPSTRSAGMTWSTKSSQVDGQTSPGHHHGKRGIFGRLRRHHKDKDDMAKLRDLPQSTRSLQPKTSKPDLHRPSDVSTTALPFSGTFGPGETSDVPDMRPIPGQRGATFNNKFPFAKKQRTHRPQDYVDDAIGPTDRNDPNKIYHLDTNLNDMEGILTKPPPLTPMDTSFVNNVEPERHDSIISTAPKGRWDAPDSWAVRRNTEDNSYHGPEPDEIGSPPRPEEKASPYCIRIFRSDGTFSTHSMPLDSNVTDVISQVIKKTYVVDGLENYHIIMKKHDLIRVLTPPERPLLMQKRLLQQVGYEEKDRIEDLGREDNSYLCRFMFLSARESDFHAKTTDMGLARAQKLNYVDLSGRNLVTIPISLYSKAMEIISLNLSRNLSLDVPRDFIQSCKHLRDIKFNNNEARKLPPSLSRANRLTFLDVANNRLEQLEHAELNSLTGMLKMNLANNRLKHLPSYFGAYQSLRSLNISSNFLDKFPTFLCNLPSLVDLDLSFNAIATIPHEIGGLKNLEKLLITNNRLTHAVPASFGQLVSLRELDIKYNGISSIDIISELPKLEILSADHNCVSAFVGQFESLRQLKLNSNPLNKFEIVAPVPTLKILNLSNAQLASIDSSFVNMVNLEHLILDKNYFVSLPQEIGTLSRLEHFSIANNSVGELPAQIGCLTELRVLNVRGNNISKLPMELWWANRLETFNASSNVLEHFPKPASRAPRIPGEESQPAPPPVNGRAAPLGTLSATASSEELSDDRRPSQNSSTLLSVGPSPLNAGDRKSSVVSVYGKGGRKTSVVSRSATPSAPTQTVNTRKDSGMSSRLNNTFAGSLRNLHLADNRLDDDVFDQITLLGELRVLNLSYNDEISDMPQRSIKNWPQLVELYLSGNALTTLPADDLEESSLLQALYINGNRFTNLPADISRAKNLAVLDCGSNYLKYNISNVPYDWNWNLNPNLRYLNLSGNKRLEIKQTNTGPLGPGAVNREEYTDFSRLLNLRILGLMDVTLTQPSIPDQSEDRRVRTSGSLAGHLPYGMADTLGKHEHLSTVDLVVPRFNSSETEMLLGLFDGQALSSGGSKIAKYLHENFGHIFAGELKQLKTRSNETPVDALRRSFLQLNKDLVTIAIQQSEERPLKTHRGSGQPVILTKEDLNSGGVATVVYLQSTELYVANVGDAQAMVIQTDGTHKMLTRKHDPAEPNERSRIREAGGWVSRNGRLNDLLQVSRAFGYVDLMPAVQAAPYVSNMTIREQDDIILIATGELWEYLSPGLVTDIARAERQDLMRAAQKLRDLAIAYGASGKIMVMMISVADLKRRVERSRLHRGASMSLYPSGIPDDAQVLNTRRGRRTKGDVLDSSLNRLEAEIPAPTGNVSIVFTDIKNSTTLWEMYPSAMRSAIKLHNEVMRRQLRRIGGYEVKTEGDAFMVSFPTATSALLWTFAVQMQLLDVNWPSEVLNSVSCQPVYDKDNSLIFKGLSVRMGIHFGDCVSETDPVTRRMDYFGPMVNKAARISAVADGGQITVSTDFISEIQRCLENYQDTDRGNASGSEDTFDDETYASAIRKDLRSLTSQGFEVKEMGEKKLKGLENPEVVYSLYPHALAGRIEFHLQHERKEEGGGGGDKPAVLAPGAELSIDPDAIWTLWRISLRLEMLCSSLEGNEAPGLQPPETELLERIKQRGGEVTDRFLLNFLEHQVSRIETCISTLAMRHLATGGGPIKELEDLQGPMTAILDMFMAQRQELERYRRKYGALPSPSSSEDEDEDDEDDGDDDPDTEEGSDTEQEL from the exons ATGCCGTCTCCCGTCTCCCGATCCCCTGCTGCCATCTCCCGCCCTGTCGCCGTTCATCTCGCCTCCCGCCATCCAGCTAAACGCTTTCCCGCATCTCACAGGTCCTCTTCCAAGGATGAGCCTCAACTCTCACCTACTGCTACAAACTTCGCCCCTCGCGCCGGCGCCAATGCTCATCCCAAAGACCGTCGCATGAGCGACCTCACCAACTATCGACGTGAGCTCGCCGTTCTCGAAACCTCCCGAGTCCCTCAGATCCACCAGATTCCGCCCACCGGCGGCGCGAGCCCTCAAATAGCACCGTGGATGAACCAGCCCGGTTCcctttcaacctcttccaacATGCCGACCACTTTCTTCAACGATTCGAGCGACAACCTCTCCCTCGCCTCCCAGCTTTCTCCGGGTCATCAGATCAGTAACCGCCAACCACATCAGCACCAGTATGCTTCCCATCCCTCGCAACACGATGCCCCCGAGGCTTCATATTTTGATGGCAGGCGCCCATCCGCTGCCAGTATCCTCACGGCGAGCAGTCAGGGCAGCAAAACCAGTATAACCAGAGGTGGTTTTCGCAAACTTCAGggcttctttggcgaggAATTCCCTGGGCGCGATAGCTCAGATGGCAGCCTACCCACTTCGCTCGCGGGCAAGGACCAGCGTGGACGCTCTTATAGCCACAGCCGCCCCACACATAGAGATCGCAACTATTCCAATGCCACGGATCACACTCGCGAtgcatcaccatcatcttccagaCCGAGAACTCCAGTTCCTGCACCAGAGGTGGTGCCTTTTCTATACCAGGACAACAGT GACATCGCTCGATATGGCGAAGCTCCCGTCCGAGACATCATGACCGGACCCGATCGAGAGCGATATGTGGGTGACGGTTCCTCGCAAATTCCCCCAAagacatcgtcatcctcgaggtCGGGTCATTCTATAGTTCATTTACCCGGGCATCACCGACACCATAAGAGTAATGATGATCCTCGGACACTGCGGCCGACAATGAGTAGGGACGATACAGCGATTGGCACGCAGATGTCGCGCGATCGTGGGGGTAGTAGCGCCATGTACTCAACCAAATCTAGAGGCCAAAGCCCGACACCAAGTACTAGAAGTGCAGGAATGACTTGGAGCACGAAATCCTCCCAAGTTGATGGTCAGACCTCACCCGGTCATCATCACGGCAAACGCGGAATCTTTGGACGGCTTAGAAGGCAtcacaaagacaaagacgacATGGCTAAACTTCGCGACTTACCTcaatcaacaagatctcTCCAGCCGAAGACCTCGAAGCCTGACTTGCACCGCCCAAGCGATGTATCGACGACTGCATTACCGTTTTCCGGGACCTTTGGCCCTGGGGAGACGAGCGATGTCCCTGATATGCGACCAATTCCAGGTCAACGTGGTGCAACTTTCAACAATAAGTTCCCtttcgccaagaagcaacGAACCCATCGGCCTCAAGACtatgttgatgatgcaaTTGGCCCGACAGATCGTAACGATCCTAACAAAATATATCATCTCGATACCAACCTGAACGATATGGAGGGTATCCTAACGAAACCTCCTCCACTTACACCTATGGATACTAGCTTCGTTAACAATGTCGAACCTGAGCGCCACGATTCCATTATCTCCACAGCACCTAAAGGCCGTTGGGATGCTCCTGACAGTTGGGCAGTCCGACGCAATACTGAGGATAACTCATATCATGGCCCTGAACCAGATGAGATTGGTAGCCCCCCTCGCccagaagagaaggcatCCCCATACTGCATTCGAATCTTTCGCTCAGATGGTACATTCTCCACACATTCCATGCCTCTGGACTCGAATGTCACGGATGTCATCTCCCAAGTCATTAAGAAGACTTATGTGGTTGACGGTTTGGAGAACTATCATAttatcatgaagaagcatGATCTTATCAGGGTTTTGACACCCCCTGAGAGACCCTTACTCATGCAGAAGCGGCTCCTGCAGCAAGTCGGTTATGAGGAAAAAGATAGAATCGAAGACCTCGGCCGCGAAGACAACAGTTACCTCTGCAGGTTCATGTTCTTGTCTGCCAGGGAGAGTGACTTCCATGCCAAAACAACCGACATGGGCCTGGCTCGGGCTCAGAAGCTCAATTACGTGGACCTCTCTGGTCGCAACCTCGTTACAATACCTATATCCCTATACTCAAAGGCCATGGAGATTATCTCTCTTAACCTCTCGCGCAACCTCTCGCTCGACGTCCCGCGAGACTTTATACAGTCTTGTAAACATCTTCGAGACATCAAGTTTAACAACAACGAAGCTAGGAAACTACCGCCCAGTCTGAGTCGAGCAAACAGATTGACCTTTCTGGATGTTGCAAACAACCGGCTGGAGCAGTTGGAGCACGCTGAGCTCAACTCTCTTACAgggatgctgaagatgaacTTGGCCAACAACCGGCTTAAACACTTGCCCTCTTACTTTGGAGCATACCAGTCACTTCGCTCTCTTAATATTTCTTCTAACTTCCTCGACAAGTTCCCGACTTTCTTGTGCAATCTACCAAGTTTGGTCGACCTGGATCTGAGTTTCAATGCCATTGCAACGATTCCTCACGAGATTGGCGGCCtgaagaacttggagaaATTGTTGATAACTAACAATAGGCTGACGCACGCTGTACCAGCGTCATTTGGACAACTTGTCAGCCTACGCGAACTCGACATTAAGTACAATGGTATCTCGAGCATCGACATTATTTCGGAGCTCCCGAAGCTTGAGATTCTTTCTGCTGATCACAACTGCGTCTCTGCCTTTGTTGGACAGTTTGAGTCCCTTCGCCAACTCAAACTGAACTCGAACCCCCTCAACAAATTCGAGATTGTTGCCCCAGTTCCCACACTCAAGATATTGAACCTATCGAACGCTCAGCTTGCCAGTATTGACTCGTCGTTCGTCAACATGGTCAACCTGGAGCACCTGATCCTGGATAAAAATTACTTTGTTTCGTTGCCCCAAGAAATCGGTACCTTGAGCAGACTCGAGCATTTTAGTATCGCGAACAATTCCGTTGGAGAGCTACCAGCCCAGATTGGTTGCTTGACTGAACTGAGAGTGCTCAATGTCCGAGGAAACAATATCTCCAAGCTGCCCATGGAGTTATGGTGGGCAAACCGACTGGAGACCTTTAACGCCTCTTCAAATGTTCTGGAGCACTTCCCCAAACCTGCTTCCAGGGCACCACGGATACCGGGAGAGGAATCGCAGCCTGCGCCCCCTCCTGTCAATGGAAGAGCTGCACCACTCGGAACCCTGTCGGCCACAGCAAGCTCTGAAGAGCTGTCAGACGATCGAAGACCCAGTCAAAATTCGAGCACACTCCTCAGTGTCGGACCATCTCCCCTTAACGCTGGTGACCGCAAGAGCTCTGTCGTGTCTGTCTATGGGAAGGGTGGCCGTAAGACCTCAGTTGTGTCTAGATCAGCAACTCCGTCGGCCCCTACACAAACAGTCAACACCAGAAAGGATTCTGGGATGTCATCAAGGCTTAACAACACATTTGCTGGATCCCTTCGTAACCTTCACTTGGCCGACAACCGTctggatgacgatgttttTGATCAGATCACACTCCTTGGGGAGCTCCGAGTGCTCAACTTATCATACAACGACGAAATCAGTGACATGCCACAGAGATCGATCAAGAACTGGCCTCAACTAGTTGAGCTTTATTTATCCGGAAACGCTCTCACGACATTGCCTGCCGATGATCTAGAAGAGTCCAGTTTACTACAGGCACTTTATATCAACGGCAACAGGTTCACCAACTTGCCAGCCGACATCTCACGGGCCAAGAACCTTGCTGTTCTCGACTGTGGCAGTAACTACCTAAAATacaacatctccaacgtGCCCTATGATTGGAACTGGAACCTCAATCCGAACCTCAGATATCTGAATTTGTCTGGCAACAAGCGATTGGAGATTAAGCAGACGAACACAGGTCCTCTGGGGCCTGGCGCCGTAAATCGTGAGGAGTACACGGACTTCAGCCGTCTGCTTAACTTGCGTATCCTGGGCCTGATGGATGTCACTCTCACTCAGCCCAGTATTCCTGATCAGAGTGAAGACAGACGTGTCCGTACATCTGGATCACTCGCTGGCCACCTGCCTTATGGTATGGCCGATACTCTTGGCAAGCACGAGCACTTGTCAACGGTCGATCTCGTGGTACCAAGATTCAACTCGTCAGAAACAGAGATGCTCTTGGGCTTGTTTGATGGACAAGCTTTGTCCAGCGGTGGATCTAAGATCGCTAAATACTTGCATGAAAACTTTGGTCACATTTTCGCTGGTGAACTGAAGCAGTTGAAGACACGATCGAACGAAACACCGGTTGATGCACTACGACGCTCGTTCCTCCAGCTCAACAAGGATTTGGTCACTATTGCTATCCAGCAGTCCGAGGAGAGGCCATTGAAAACGCATAGGGGCTCTGGCCAGCCTGTAATACTTACCAAGGAAGACCTGAACTCAGGGGGTGTGGCAACTGTGGTTTATCTTCAAAGTACGGAACTATATGTTGCAAATGTCGGTGATGCACAGGCAATGGTAATCCAGACAGATGGTACTCATAAGATGCTGACCCGCAAGCATGATCCTGCCGAGCCCAATGAGAGATCGCGCATTCGCGAAGCTGGTGGATGGGTTTCTCGCAACGGCAGACTGAACGATCTACTCCAAGTTTCACGCGCCTTCGGATACGTTGACTTGATGCCGGCCGTACAAGCAGCACCCTATGTCAGCAACATGACTATCCGAGAGCAGGATGATATTATCCTGATTGCGACTGGCGAGCTCTGGGAGTACTTGTCACCTGGTCTAGTGACGGATATTGCGAGAGCTGAGAGACAAGATCTCATGCGAGCGGCCCAGAAGCTTCGTGACCTGGCTATCGCATACGGCGCCTCGGGCAAAATTATGGTCATGATGATTAGTGTGGCTGACCTAAAGCGACGCGTCGAGAGATCCAGACTCCATCGCGGTGCTAGTATGTCGCTTTATCCATCTGGTATTCCCGATGACGCCCAGGTTCTCAATACCAGGAGGGGCCGAAGGACCAAGGGCGATGTTCTCGATTCATCCCTAAACCGACTTGAGGCAGAGATCCCAGCGCCTACAGGTAACGTGTCGATTGTCTTCACCGATATCAAGAACTCGACAACACTCTGGGAGATGTACCCCAGCGCCATGCGATCAGCTATCAAACTACACAACGAGGTTATGCGTCGACAGCTGAGACGAATTGGTGGCTACGAAGTCAAGACCGAAGGTGACGCTTTTATGGTCTCCTTCCCAACAGCCACGTCCGCATTGTTGTGGACGTTTGCTGTTCAGAtgcagcttctcgatgtGAACTGGCCATCAGAAGTCCTGAACTCAGTGTCTTGCCAGCCTGTCTATGACAAGGACAACagtctcatcttcaaagGACTGTCGGTGCGGATGGGTATCCACTTTGGAGACTGCGTGAGTGAGACGGATCCAGTTACACGACGTATGGATTATTTCGGACCCATGGTGAACAAGGCGGCTCGAATCTCTGCGGTTGCAGACGGTGGGCAGATCACGGTCTCGACCGACTTCATCTCGGAGATACAGCGGTGCCTAGAGAATTATCAAGATACAGATCGCGGGAACGCTTCTGGCTCCGAGGATACCTTTGACGACGAGACATATGCTAGTGCCATTCGAAAGGATTTGAGATCCCTGACCTCTCAAGGCTTTGAGGTTAAGGAGAtgggcgagaagaagttgaagggtcttgaaAACCCCGAGGTTGTGTACTCGCTATACCCTCATGCTTTGGCTGGACGTATCGAATTCCACCTGCAGCATGAGaggaaggaagaaggaggaggcggcggcgatAAGCCAGCCGTCCTTGCACCCGGGGCAGAGCTCAGTATCGATCCTGATGCAATTTGGACTCTCTGGAGAATCAGTTTGCGACTTGAGATGCTTTGCAGCTCTCTGGAAGGAAACGAGGCCCCAGGGCTacaaccaccagaaacagAACTGCTCGAGCGGATTAAGCAGCGTGGAGGAGAGGTCACAGAtcgcttcttgttgaacttcttggAGCACCAAGTGAGCAGGATAGAG ACCTGTATATCGACATTGGCGATGCGCCACCTTGCTACTGGTGGTGGCCCTATTAAGGAACTAGAAGATCTCCAGGGTCCAATGACTGCAATCTTGGATATGTTCATGGCACAGAGGCAGGAACTTGAACGATACAGGAGGAAATATGGTGCGCTGCCAAGCCCCTCTAGTAGcgaggacgaagacgaagacgacgaggacgacggcGACGACGATCCCGACACAGAGGAAGGGAGCGACACAGAGCAAGAGTTGTGA